A single Nocardioides bizhenqiangii DNA region contains:
- a CDS encoding class I SAM-dependent methyltransferase, with amino-acid sequence MDDEEIAKSAALEQRHWWYAERRAMVRRTASRWPAGRALDVGCAGGGNTAVLRELGWSATGLEYSAAGAEIAASRGLAVVRGDATAMPFDDATFDLVMSTDVWEHIEDDGAVASETARVLRHGGRALIAVPCSMKLWSGHDVALGHVRRYERDQLAAVVSGAGLEIEDMWSWNVLLRPVVRARRRRRSEAESEMDPVHPVLNAGLRSAVALERVLPLRRLPGVSLVVSARKP; translated from the coding sequence GTGGACGACGAGGAGATCGCCAAGTCGGCGGCGCTCGAGCAACGGCACTGGTGGTACGCCGAGCGCCGGGCGATGGTGCGACGTACGGCCTCGCGCTGGCCGGCGGGGCGGGCGCTCGACGTCGGGTGCGCCGGGGGCGGCAACACCGCCGTGCTGCGGGAGCTCGGGTGGTCGGCGACCGGGCTGGAGTACTCCGCCGCCGGCGCGGAGATCGCCGCCTCCCGCGGCCTGGCCGTCGTCCGCGGCGACGCCACGGCGATGCCCTTCGACGACGCGACGTTCGACCTGGTCATGTCGACCGACGTGTGGGAGCACATCGAGGACGACGGTGCGGTCGCGAGCGAGACCGCCCGGGTGCTGCGGCACGGTGGCCGGGCGCTGATCGCCGTCCCGTGCAGCATGAAGCTGTGGAGCGGCCACGACGTCGCCCTCGGGCACGTCCGCCGCTACGAGCGCGACCAGCTCGCGGCGGTGGTCTCGGGCGCCGGCCTCGAGATCGAGGACATGTGGTCGTGGAACGTCCTGCTGCGGCCGGTGGTGCGGGCCCGGCGGCGGAGGCGGAGCGAGGCCGAGAGCGAGATGGACCCGGTCCACCCGGTCCTCAACGCCGGGCTGCGGTCGGCGGTCGCGCTCGAACGGGTGTTGCCGCTGCGCCGGCTGCCCGGCGTGAGCCTGGTGGTCTCGGCGCGCAAGCCGTGA
- a CDS encoding DUF3068 domain-containing protein, with protein sequence MIGPVLVGLGVFLIVAAGLVRFYAYPALAKVPAGYSSTTKLEANDAQVFNSSLDVLAPETHDLSITSKTHENVSADAPDGVVVWVNLTTIKRGDGTEFQKATEQVAFDEVTGEAVDCEECDQFIEVRDIADDSAERVSTTFEGQVYKFPFNTERKDYDQWDGTLGESFPATYEGEEDVQGVAVYKFVQEIEPTVIETRDVPGSVFGSDEPSVQAEMVYAMTRTFYVEPVTGSPIDRVEERTQELVYDGVRVPAFVGTVEYTDAQVDDNVEKVDNKASLLGGARVLYPVILLVLGGVLLGLGLIFNKRLSSDADQDTHQDRPLVSA encoded by the coding sequence ATGATCGGACCGGTTCTCGTCGGACTGGGGGTGTTCCTCATCGTGGCCGCGGGCCTGGTGCGCTTCTACGCCTACCCGGCGCTCGCCAAGGTGCCCGCCGGATACAGCAGTACCACGAAGTTGGAGGCGAACGACGCTCAGGTGTTCAACTCCAGTCTCGACGTCCTTGCGCCTGAGACCCACGATCTCTCGATCACCTCGAAGACCCACGAGAACGTGAGCGCCGACGCACCTGACGGCGTCGTGGTGTGGGTCAACCTGACCACGATCAAGCGCGGCGACGGCACCGAGTTCCAGAAGGCGACAGAGCAGGTGGCCTTCGACGAGGTGACCGGCGAAGCGGTCGACTGCGAGGAGTGCGACCAGTTCATCGAGGTCCGGGACATCGCGGACGACAGCGCCGAGCGGGTGTCGACGACGTTCGAGGGACAGGTCTACAAGTTCCCGTTCAACACAGAGCGCAAGGACTACGACCAGTGGGACGGCACCCTCGGCGAGAGCTTCCCCGCGACGTACGAGGGTGAAGAGGACGTCCAAGGCGTCGCCGTCTACAAGTTCGTGCAGGAGATCGAGCCGACCGTGATCGAGACCCGCGACGTCCCGGGCTCCGTCTTCGGATCGGACGAGCCGTCTGTCCAGGCCGAGATGGTCTACGCGATGACGCGCACCTTCTACGTCGAGCCGGTCACCGGCTCGCCCATCGACCGGGTCGAGGAGCGCACCCAGGAGCTGGTGTACGACGGCGTGCGGGTGCCTGCCTTCGTCGGGACCGTCGAGTACACCGACGCCCAGGTCGACGACAACGTGGAGAAGGTCGACAACAAGGCGTCGCTCCTCGGAGGGGCACGGGTCCTGTACCCGGTCATCCTCCTGGTGCTCGGCGGCGTGCTGCTCGGTCTCGGACTCATCTTCAACAAGCGGCTGTCGAGCGACGCCGACCAGGACACCCACCAGGACCGGCCCTTGGTCTCGGCCTGA
- a CDS encoding glycosyltransferase family 4 protein gives MSTPLAGRRVAIVNWRDTEHSLAGGSEIYAWELARALREGGADVEFLTAREPGQEATVVRDGIVVRRRGGPFSFYPHTALRLLARRRRVDAVIDPSCGLPSFAPLFLRRRTPVVLVMHHVHQAQFSTHFPAPVAALGRWLERVPMPMVYRRRRVVAVSASTAEEMRRQLGWKGSVGLLANGADLPPLGAGDPEAKDPDRIAVLGRLVAHKRVDLVIRALDALRTDHPRLRLDVIGKGPERRELEGLVARLGLAHRVTFHGFVDDDTKAALLARASVHVCASDAEGWGQAVVEAAGHGVPTVARDVPGLRDSVVAGESGWLVPDADDLEEVGRRLTAQVRAALAETAAPADRARHFQACQAWAHRFDWSEMRRQALDLVTGELGINEPAASTTVPDAQHRPREERVAVIGGTACVE, from the coding sequence ATGTCGACCCCACTCGCCGGACGGCGGGTGGCGATCGTCAATTGGCGCGACACCGAGCACTCGCTGGCCGGCGGGTCGGAGATCTACGCCTGGGAGCTCGCTCGCGCGCTGCGCGAGGGTGGTGCCGACGTCGAGTTCCTCACCGCCCGCGAGCCCGGCCAGGAGGCGACCGTCGTCCGCGACGGCATCGTCGTACGCCGGCGCGGGGGTCCGTTCTCGTTCTACCCGCACACGGCGCTGCGGCTGCTCGCCCGGCGCCGCCGGGTCGACGCCGTGATCGACCCCTCGTGCGGTCTGCCGTCCTTCGCGCCACTGTTCCTGCGCCGCCGGACCCCCGTGGTGCTGGTGATGCACCACGTCCACCAGGCGCAGTTCTCGACGCACTTCCCCGCGCCCGTCGCTGCGCTCGGCCGGTGGCTCGAGCGGGTGCCGATGCCGATGGTCTACCGCCGCCGCCGGGTCGTCGCCGTGTCGGCCTCGACCGCCGAAGAGATGCGCCGACAGCTCGGTTGGAAGGGATCCGTCGGCCTGCTCGCCAACGGAGCGGACCTGCCGCCGCTCGGCGCCGGCGACCCGGAGGCGAAGGACCCCGACCGGATCGCCGTGCTCGGCCGGCTCGTGGCGCACAAGCGGGTCGACCTGGTCATCCGCGCCCTCGACGCGCTGCGCACGGACCACCCCCGCCTCCGGCTGGACGTCATCGGGAAGGGACCCGAGCGACGCGAGCTCGAGGGCCTCGTCGCCCGGCTCGGCCTCGCCCATCGGGTGACCTTCCACGGCTTCGTCGACGACGACACCAAGGCGGCGCTCCTGGCGCGCGCTTCGGTCCACGTCTGCGCGTCCGATGCAGAGGGATGGGGCCAGGCCGTGGTCGAGGCAGCCGGACACGGCGTGCCGACAGTGGCCAGGGACGTCCCCGGCCTCCGCGACTCCGTGGTCGCCGGCGAGTCCGGCTGGCTGGTGCCCGACGCCGACGACCTCGAGGAGGTCGGCCGCCGCCTGACGGCCCAGGTGCGCGCAGCACTGGCCGAGACCGCGGCCCCGGCGGATCGGGCCCGCCACTTCCAGGCCTGCCAGGCCTGGGCCCACCGGTTCGACTGGTCGGAGATGCGCCGGCAGGCGCTCGACCTGGTCACCGGCGAGCTGGGCATCAACGAACCCGCGGCGAGCACCACCGTGCCCGACGCTCAACACCGCCCGCGAGAAGAACGCGTGGCCGTAATTGGAGGAACTGCATGCGTCGAATGA
- a CDS encoding glycosyltransferase gives MLHIVIPAYNEELRLPRTLRALRRFATDRTSMWGGVEVLVVDNDSSDRTAEVALAAATPAMPVRVVRCLRRGKGAAVRAGLLASDADLVAFMDADGATDLAALDAAWHRLHLGADVVIGSRGLDGSVADVRSCRTRTAGAACYRRVARRLVPGVADTQCGFKVMHGALARAVATNLVAPGFSFDVELLVRLRAAGARIDEIPVTWTDVPGSTFVPARHGAGAFAELAAIAWRTRHLGAPVAGRATVGARSQSPMPLPAPVALPVALAVPAAASLLGEA, from the coding sequence ATGCTTCATATCGTCATTCCTGCGTACAACGAGGAGCTGCGGCTGCCGCGTACGCTGCGCGCGCTGCGCCGCTTCGCCACCGACCGTACGTCGATGTGGGGCGGGGTCGAGGTGCTGGTCGTCGACAACGACAGCTCCGATCGCACGGCTGAGGTCGCCCTCGCCGCGGCCACTCCCGCGATGCCGGTGCGGGTCGTCCGCTGCCTGCGCCGCGGCAAGGGCGCCGCGGTCCGCGCCGGTCTGCTCGCGAGCGACGCTGACCTGGTCGCCTTCATGGACGCCGACGGCGCCACCGACCTTGCCGCCCTCGACGCGGCCTGGCATCGCCTCCACCTCGGCGCGGATGTCGTGATCGGCTCCCGCGGCCTCGACGGCTCCGTCGCCGACGTCCGCAGCTGCCGCACCCGCACGGCGGGCGCGGCCTGCTACCGCCGCGTGGCCCGCCGTCTGGTGCCGGGCGTCGCCGACACCCAGTGCGGCTTCAAGGTGATGCACGGTGCGCTCGCCCGCGCGGTCGCCACGAACCTGGTCGCCCCTGGGTTCTCCTTCGACGTCGAGCTCCTCGTCCGGCTGCGCGCGGCCGGCGCCAGGATCGACGAGATCCCCGTGACCTGGACCGACGTGCCCGGGTCCACCTTCGTGCCGGCCCGCCACGGTGCCGGCGCCTTCGCCGAGCTTGCTGCGATCGCCTGGCGCACGCGGCACCTCGGCGCCCCGGTCGCCGGCAGGGCGACCGTCGGGGCGCGGTCGCAGTCCCCCATGCCGCTTCCCGCCCCCGTCGCCCTGCCGGTCGCCCTGGCCGTCCCGGCCGCCGCGTCGTTGCTGGGTGAGGCCTGA